One part of the Microcoleus sp. FACHB-672 genome encodes these proteins:
- the aroH gene encoding chorismate mutase, whose protein sequence is MEWRVRAIRGATTVSENTVEAIREAVTELLDELEARNQLDPEQIISATFSATRDLDVIFPAAIARARPGWDCVPLLDVQQMHVVGGLELCIRFLIHVNISASQVEIHHPYLRLAKNLRPDWSLAPS, encoded by the coding sequence GTGGAGTGGAGAGTTCGAGCGATTCGTGGGGCAACAACTGTTTCGGAAAATACGGTTGAAGCGATTCGAGAAGCGGTGACAGAACTGTTAGATGAACTGGAAGCGCGAAATCAGTTAGATCCGGAACAGATCATTAGTGCCACGTTTTCAGCCACCCGTGATTTGGATGTAATTTTTCCAGCAGCGATTGCCCGTGCTCGCCCCGGATGGGACTGTGTGCCTCTGTTGGATGTACAGCAAATGCACGTGGTGGGGGGCTTAGAACTTTGCATCCGCTTTCTCATCCATGTCAATATCTCAGCCTCCCAAGTCGAGATTCACCATCCTTATTTAAGACTTGCGAAAAACCTTAGACCTGATTGGAGTTTAGCACCCAGTTAG